In a genomic window of Gigantopelta aegis isolate Gae_Host chromosome 9, Gae_host_genome, whole genome shotgun sequence:
- the LOC121380738 gene encoding uncharacterized protein LOC121380738 → MILYWLHMSNIYQTNRKKEKGCSRNTVSDNRYLDLFTFLFIFLSFLSQIPSNMIGFNSRNETIKLPPADVIPPILLSTETNFRGVQMYIITAYFKHPSLICSPYAYNVHPGKGLFIQMGYNVEKQYERIPLESRRLSSQWKQGSCIPKMGLHYFKNLTPRQPCEKLYPVFLMYNSQGQLGAFGWLFQGTPPTYKYNNDELKWFKLSPPYYPFTFQTKQLPACMFNPEFRVFGLHIWLRNADNMLCPVPTRPPKLTRPQPPTRPVIRTTQSPDNNNIIVIEDNSSSNKRLSTDVVLLLMTVCVVLSMQSDLNVLHLTTTDSVSGLS, encoded by the exons ATGATCCTTTATTGGCTTCACATGTCTAACATATATCAGACAAATcgtaagaaagaaaaaggatGTTCAAGAAATACTGTCTCTGACAACAGATATCTTGATTTATTCACTTTTCtcttcatttttctttcttttctttcacagATTCCTAGTAACATGATCGGATTCAATTCCCGCAATGAGACGATAAAACTTCCACCCGCTGATGTCATCCCCCCAATCTTACTGAGCACTGAGACCAACTTCAGAGGTGTCCAAATGTACATAATAACAG CATATTTCAAGCACCCGAGTCTGATCTGCAGTCCGTACGCATATAACGTGCACCCAGGGAAAGGCCTCTTCATACAGATGGGGTACAACGTGGAGAAACAGTACGAGAGAATCCCTCTCGAGTCAAGGCGGCTGTCCTCCCAGTGGAAACAGGGCAGCTGTATACCAAAAATGG GTCTTCACTACTTTAAAAACCTGACTCCAAGACAACCATGCGAGAAGCTGTACCCTGTATTCCTCATGTACAACTCACAAGGACAACTGGGTGCATTTGGGTGGCTCTTCCAAGGAACGCCCCCTACTTATAAGTACAACAATGACGAACTCAAGTGGTTCAAACTCAGCCCTCCCTACTATCCT TTCACATTCCAGACGAAGCAGCTGCCAGCTTGCATGTTCAACCCGGAGTTTCGCGTTTTCGGACTTCACATCTGGTTACGGAATGCCGACAACATGCTCTGCCCCGTGCCCACCAGACCCCCGAAACTGACGCGACCCCAACCCCCAACACGGCCGGTCATCAGAACCACGCAGTCACccgacaacaacaacatcatagTGATCGAGGACAATTCCTCGTCAAACAAGAGACTTTCTACAGACGTAGTTTTACTTTTAATGACAGTGTGTGTGGTTTTATCAATGCAGTCCGATTTGAACGTTTTACATCTGACAACAACAGACTCTGTCTCAGGATTATCCTAG